The proteins below come from a single Streptomyces spongiicola genomic window:
- a CDS encoding sensor histidine kinase produces MTVGTSGPSDAFPAPAIAGKGAGVGIGIGADDLPDGLVVADEYGLVICFNAAAARLTAVPADRALGRPLDHVLPLEDLKGRRWWPLTDPYGGLATRVGQPERNLLLPGGREVLVSARYVRQVPTGPVRRVVVSLRGTEARRRTERSHAELIATVAHELRSPLTSVKGFTATLLAKWERFTDDQKRLMLETVDADANRVTRLIAELLDISRIDSGRLEVRRQPVDLASAVGRHVQAYTAGGLPPDRFFLRVHHDLPDLWADPDKIDQVLGNLLENAVRHGGGTVTIEVAPASAENDEKGTTVTVSDEGPGIPEESMSRVFTRFWRGSKRGGTGLGLYIVKGIVEAHGGTITVGRGPGGGAEFRFTLPVGAPAYLT; encoded by the coding sequence ATGACTGTCGGCACGAGCGGGCCGTCGGACGCGTTCCCGGCGCCGGCGATCGCCGGGAAGGGCGCGGGCGTGGGGATCGGCATCGGCGCGGACGACCTCCCCGACGGCCTCGTCGTCGCCGACGAGTACGGCCTGGTCATCTGCTTCAACGCCGCGGCCGCGCGCCTCACGGCCGTCCCGGCGGACCGCGCCCTGGGCCGTCCGCTGGACCACGTGCTGCCCCTGGAGGACCTCAAGGGCCGCCGCTGGTGGCCGCTCACCGACCCGTACGGCGGCCTGGCCACCCGGGTCGGCCAGCCCGAGCGCAATCTGCTGCTGCCCGGCGGCCGCGAGGTGCTGGTCTCCGCCCGCTATGTGCGCCAGGTGCCCACGGGCCCCGTGCGGCGCGTCGTCGTCAGCCTCCGCGGCACCGAGGCGCGCCGCCGCACCGAGCGCAGCCATGCCGAGCTGATCGCCACCGTCGCCCATGAGCTGCGCTCCCCGCTGACCTCGGTCAAGGGCTTCACCGCCACCCTCCTCGCCAAGTGGGAGCGCTTCACCGACGACCAGAAGCGGCTGATGCTGGAGACCGTCGACGCCGACGCCAACCGCGTGACCCGGCTCATCGCCGAACTCCTCGACATCTCGCGCATCGACTCCGGAAGGCTGGAGGTGCGGCGCCAGCCCGTGGACCTCGCCTCCGCCGTCGGCCGCCATGTCCAGGCCTACACCGCCGGCGGCCTGCCCCCGGACCGGTTCTTCCTCCGCGTCCACCACGACCTGCCCGATCTCTGGGCGGACCCCGACAAGATCGACCAGGTGCTCGGCAACCTCCTCGAAAACGCGGTGCGCCACGGCGGCGGAACCGTCACCATCGAGGTGGCACCGGCGTCCGCCGAGAACGACGAGAAGGGTACGACCGTCACCGTGAGCGACGAAGGCCCCGGCATCCCCGAGGAGTCGATGAGCCGCGTCTTCACCCGCTTCTGGCGGGGGAGCAAGCGCGGCGGCACCGGTCTCGGCCTGTACATCGTGAAGGGCATCGTCGAGGCGCACGGCGGGACGATCACCGTCGGCCGCGGACCGGGCGGCGGTGCGGAGTTCCGGTTCACCCTGCCCGTCGGCGCGCCCGCCTATCTCACCTGA
- a CDS encoding TrmH family RNA methyltransferase yields the protein MGTPELISPRSPRVVAARRLAKRNFRSKERLFLAEGPQAVREAVAHRGGDGRATLVELFTTAEAAERYADIVEAARASGARVHHAPDAVLAEVSQTVTPQGLVGVCRFLDAPFEEILAAGPRLVAVLAHVRDPGNAGTVLRCADAAGADAVVLTDASVDLYNPKSVRASAGSLFHLPVAVGVPVEQAVSGLRGSGVRVLAADGAGEDDLDDELDAGTMSGPSAWIFGNEAWGLPEETRALADAVVRVPIHGRAESLNLATAAAVCLYASARAQRAPGRRGAAPAR from the coding sequence ATGGGGACCCCCGAGCTGATCTCCCCGCGGTCTCCGCGGGTCGTCGCCGCGCGGCGGCTCGCCAAGCGGAACTTCCGCTCCAAGGAGCGGCTGTTCCTCGCCGAGGGGCCGCAGGCCGTGCGCGAGGCGGTCGCGCACCGGGGCGGCGACGGCCGGGCCACGCTCGTCGAACTGTTCACCACCGCCGAGGCCGCCGAGCGGTACGCGGACATCGTCGAGGCCGCCCGCGCCTCCGGCGCCCGCGTCCACCACGCTCCCGACGCGGTACTGGCGGAGGTCTCCCAGACCGTCACACCGCAGGGCCTCGTCGGGGTCTGCCGCTTCCTCGACGCGCCGTTCGAGGAGATCCTGGCGGCGGGCCCGCGGCTCGTGGCCGTGCTCGCGCACGTGCGCGACCCGGGGAACGCCGGCACGGTGCTGCGGTGCGCCGACGCGGCCGGCGCCGACGCGGTCGTGCTCACCGACGCCTCGGTGGACCTGTACAACCCCAAGTCGGTCCGGGCCTCGGCCGGTTCGCTGTTCCACCTCCCGGTGGCGGTCGGGGTCCCCGTCGAGCAGGCGGTGAGCGGGCTGCGCGGCTCGGGGGTGCGAGTCCTCGCGGCCGACGGCGCCGGAGAGGACGACCTGGACGACGAGCTCGACGCCGGGACCATGTCCGGGCCCAGCGCGTGGATCTTCGGCAACGAGGCATGGGGACTCCCCGAGGAGACCCGGGCGCTCGCCGACGCCGTCGTGCGCGTACCGATCCACGGCAGGGCGGAGAGCCTCAACCTCGCAACCGCCGCCGCGGTCTGCCTCTACGCCTCCGCCCGCGCCCAGCGCGCCCCGGGCCGTCGCGGCGCCGCCCCCGCGCGCTGA
- the rplT gene encoding 50S ribosomal protein L20 yields the protein MARVKRAVNAHKKRRAILEQASGYRGQRSRLYRKAKEQVTHSLVYNYNDRKKRKGDFRQLWIQRINAAARANGITYNRFIQGLKAANVEVDRKILAELAVNDANAFAALVEVAQKALPSDVNAPKAAA from the coding sequence GTGGCACGCGTCAAGCGGGCAGTCAACGCCCACAAGAAGCGCCGGGCGATCCTCGAGCAGGCCAGCGGCTACCGCGGTCAGCGCTCTCGTCTGTACCGCAAGGCGAAGGAGCAGGTCACCCACTCCCTCGTCTACAACTACAACGACCGCAAGAAGCGCAAGGGCGACTTCCGCCAGCTGTGGATCCAGCGCATCAACGCCGCCGCCCGCGCGAACGGCATCACCTACAACCGCTTCATCCAGGGTCTGAAGGCCGCCAACGTCGAGGTGGACCGCAAGATCCTGGCCGAGCTGGCGGTCAACGACGCCAACGCGTTCGCCGCGCTCGTCGAGGTCGCCCAGAAGGCGCTCCCGAGCGACGTCAACGCCCCGAAGGCCGCGGCCTGA
- the rpmI gene encoding 50S ribosomal protein L35, with translation MPKNKTHSGAKKRFKITGSGKVLRERAGKRHLLERKSSKLTRRLTGNAEMAPGDAAKIKKMLGI, from the coding sequence ATGCCGAAGAACAAGACGCACAGCGGTGCCAAGAAGCGCTTCAAGATCACCGGCTCCGGCAAGGTGCTCCGCGAGCGTGCCGGCAAGCGCCACCTGCTCGAGCGCAAGTCGTCCAAGCTGACGCGTCGCCTCACCGGCAACGCCGAGATGGCCCCGGGTGACGCCGCCAAGATCAAGAAGATGCTCGGCATCTGA